A single genomic interval of Juglans regia cultivar Chandler chromosome 1, Walnut 2.0, whole genome shotgun sequence harbors:
- the LOC118348745 gene encoding uncharacterized protein LOC118348745 — protein sequence MVVVIYEIHSRLAFYMLEDNTWTDLGVNEGYYDIICYKNQLSALTNNSLITVWDFRSPFPAKIIRSSAPIFEVDHCENFPRNKFFTQSYLVESLGGLLLVDRIVSYFVNSEGIAVDEYDLLSPDDMHPLVCPYCTKLFNVDESDHKQERWEKVESFGDRVIFVGGNYSMSCPFVILKDVNRILFTSLMIAGIRWMRITCMAVMISTHST from the coding sequence ATGGTGGTGGTAATCTATGAAATCCATTCAAGGCTTGCATTCTACATGCTCGAAGACAACACTTGGACAGACCTTGGTGTTAACGAAGGTTACTACGATATCATATGCTACAAGAATCAGCTTTCTGCACTTACAAACAACAGTTTGATTACAGTATGGGATTTTCGTAGCCCTTTTCCAGCAAAAATTATCAGATCTTCTGCACCAATTTTTGAAGTTGATCACTGTGAGAACTTTCCACGAAATAAGTTTTTCACTCAATCTTACTTGGTGGAATCATTGGGAGGTCTTTTGCTTGTCGATAGGATCGTCAGCTACTTTGTTAATTCAGAGGGGATAGCAGTGGATGAATATGATCTTCTTAGCCCTGACGATATGCACCCTTTGGTTTGTCCATACTGTACAAAGCTATTCAATGTCGATGAGTCAGATCACAAGCAGGAGAGATGGGAGAAAGTGGAATCTTTTGGTGATCGAGTGATATTTGTAGGTGGAAACTACTCCATGTCGTGTCCATTTGTAATCTTGAAGGATGTGAATCGAATACTATTTACTTCTCTGATGATAGCTGGAATTAGGTGGATGAGGATTACTTGTATGGCGGTCATGATTTCGACACATTCAACTTGA